In Quercus lobata isolate SW786 chromosome 12, ValleyOak3.0 Primary Assembly, whole genome shotgun sequence, a genomic segment contains:
- the LOC115972164 gene encoding bifunctional pinoresinol-lariciresinol reductase 2-like, whose protein sequence is MEKGKVLIIGGTGYLGKRLVKASLAEGHETYILNRAEIGVDIDKVQMLLSFKEQGAHLVSGSFTDHQSLVKAIKLVDVVICAISGVHIRSHQILLQLKLIDAIKDAGNVKRFLPSEFGTDPARMEDALEPGRVTFDDKMIVRKAIEDAQIPFTYISANCFAGYFLGGLCQPGKILPSRDSVVLLGDGNKKAIYVEEDDIAKYTIKTIDDPRTVNKTVYLRPPKNILSQREVVEIWEKLIGKELQKSSIPKEEFLASLKGQEYAQQVGLIHYYHVCYEGCLANFEIGNDAVEASELYPEIKYTTVEEYMKRYL, encoded by the exons atggaaaaaggcAAAGTTCTGATTATAGGGGGAACTGGGTATCTAGGGAAGAGGTTGGTGAAGGCAAGTTTGGCTGAAGGTCATGAGACATACATCCTAAACAGAGCAGAGATAGGTGTTGATATTGATAAAGTTCAAATGCTTTTGTCATTCAAGGAGCAAGGTGCTCACCTTGTTTCTGGTTCCTTTACCGATCACCAGAGCCTTGTGAAGGCTATCAAATTAGTTGATGTTGTTATCTGTGCAATATCTGGAGTTCACATCCGAAGCCACCAAATTCTCCTTCAACTTAAGCTTATTGATGCCATCAAAGATGCTGGTAATGTAAag AGATTTTTGCCCTCTGAGTTTGGCACCGACCCTGCTAGAATGGAGGATGCATTAGAACCTGGGAGAGTGACATTTGATGACAAAATGATTGTAAGGAAAGCCATTGAAGATGCTCAAATACCTTTCACATATATTTCCGCAAACTGTTTTGCTGGTTACTTTCTTGGTGGTTTGTGCCAGCCCGGTAAGATCCTTCCTTCAAGAGATTCAGTGGTATTGTTGGGTGACGGAAATAAAAAAG CAATTTATGTGGAGGAAGATGATATAGCCAAGTACACCATCAAAACTATAGATGACCCTCGAACTGTCAACAAAACAGTATATCTAAGGCCACCTAAAAACATCCTATCTCAAAGAGAAGTTGTTGAGATTTGGGAGAAACTAATTGGCAAAGAGTTGCAAAAGTCTTCCATACCCAAGGAAGAGTTTCTAGCTTCCTTGAAAG gACAAGAGTACGCACAGCAAGTTGGACTTATACATTACTATCATGTTTGCTACGAGGGGTGTCTTGCAAATTTCGAGATAGGAAATGATGCAGTAGAAGCTTCTGAGCTTTATCCAGAGATCAAGTATACTACAGTGGAAGAATACATGAAACGCTATTTATAA